CAGGAAATCCTTTAACCTTTTCAACTCCATCATCAATTATTCTCtgttttaatgaaaacaaaatagatTCAATAAAGTTAACTTGGTTGTAGATCAGGTAATGAAGTGGGTAATGAATGCATGAAgaacaaaattcatatatatatgcatgaacaAGTAAGACAAATgcttcatatatatatgcatgttgggaaaaaaattcataaaaactaAAACCTTATGGCATGACAAGTAAGAGAGTTATCAAAACATTATGAGTGGAGATAACTATTGTAATTCTAATAGAATTTATGTTGTAGTAgcataattaattaggtaaatgtttgtttacaaattaaaaggaatatagtacatttaaaatttagcaGTATCCACCTTACCCTGATGTTTTCTTGAAAGTGAGGTGGAAGCTCCTTCAAGTAACTGTCGGAAAGCTTAAAGTACAGAACAAAATTCATCCCTTCCCCATCAATTTCACTATGAAAAAGTGCAGGAGGATACAAGGGAATCTGCATAGAATTCAAGGTTAGCATTAAACTCGACAGAAAAAGAAATGTTTTACAGTTAAAAGTTCTCTTCTCATGTGGCATGCGGCAAAATGTAGCACAGTTTTGGAATAAGGTAGAAGTGGAAACAAAAATTTCAGGAAGGCACAAGAACCAAGATGATTTTGTACTGAGCTGGCAGTCATTAGTTGCAGTAAGAAGTGAGTAAGAAGGCATAAGACAACATTATGTGGTACTTCCATCCCAAGGAAAGTAGAACAAGATGTAGTAAAAACTTATCCACTCAGAAAGGCAGCTGTACAAGAGAGATACCTGAACATTTACAACAAGGATAGATGGTAGTTTCCCTGAATGGCCAACAACAGGTAGTTCAACAAATCTAGCTATGTGATCTATTTTTCGTGGAGATAAGAATACATCAACGCCAAAAGGATAATATGCAGCATGGTTATGTGCAAAATCCTTCTTCTTATCCCTGCCATTAATAAATAGTTACCTGGTTAAGTAAGAAAGAGTCGTAGTAATACAAGATCCAACCATGTGAAGTCTAAATCTAAAAACTTCTAGAAGTCTCATGCATACTATTGCttcataaaaatcaataatattccataaaaacaattatttgcataaatattaaagtacAGAACCAAGGAAAGTTTTACAtacctaaaataattttctgaTCGAACCTTGAAAGTACCTGGCTCAATATGAGACCAACAATCAAACATTCTCTTTTCTGTAGGGCAAAATGGTACTTGAGACCCTGCTTTTGGTCTCTGAAGAAGCCTCTTCGACGAAACTGagttaagaaagaaaaataataaaattttaaaaaaatccaccAGTCCTATTTATTGGGAAACATTGCTGCTTTCTGAGAAAGCACCAACTTTAACGGAAGAGAAAATCTAATCAGAGGAGACTCATCATCAAAACTCATCCCAGATTCATGGAAAATCATTTCACATGGATCCAGCGGGCTCTTGATAAGACAGTTCAACTAATTTCCATTCAATGGATAACATAGATACTCACATAGGGCAGCATTGGGATGCCCTTCTTTCCATTTAAATGGAAGTTTTAAGGCATTCTTTTTCCTTGCACTTGGTGGGCTAGAGCTGAGCGATCTTCTCTTTTCAACAGATGAAACAGTAGATGCAAGACAAGGTAGACAATTGCTTGGAAGAATGCCACAGTTATCCAACAATCCGACCTCCTTCCCGGGACCTTCACCAGCAGAGGAGGCAATATCATCAAGAAAAACAGGTTGCTTTACTTCATTTGAAGCCCCATCATACTTTAATTGGGGATTAACATCCTTTGAACATAAGATTTGACTATTTGAAATTCTAGCAGCCTCACTAGCAGAGTTGCATGCAGAATTACCAGTTGACAGACCCCCTGGTTTCTGCATCTGGTCAACTAAAGAAGAATGTTCTCCATAATTAGCATCTCTTAGAGATGAAATATTGGATGAAGCTACACCTTCAAGACCATTTAAAGACAACGTATCTGCAGATATGGATGTGTATGTAGTCAGTGGTGACTATTTCATATGATCTTTGAGAAAAAGAGAGTGAgtttaaataagaaatttcTAAGAAATATCCCTAAATAACATACCCTCCTGAACACTTTCAAACTCCTCTTCGCAGTCGGAGTCAAATACTGAAACTGGATCAAACCACAACTCTTGGCTTCCTGCCAAGGTGGCATCATCAAAACATTAGCTCTTCTgctataactaaaataaaacctGTTCTAACTGAAATGCTATAATAACCATATTATCACATAACTTGAAACTTCAGCTATTCTGCTATAAGCCTGTAACTAAATAAAACTGTTTCAGCTGCAATTCAGTAAAGTTGCCCATATTTAAACATGACATAGTgaacaagtaaaataataataacagtgATAATTATTGtcccaatatataaaaaacaggGTCATAATCCTATCATGATCCCATCAAACTTGGGTCCAGGAGGGATGTTCTAGAGCACTCTTTTAGCTCCCATGTTCCAAATAGCAAAtgccaaatataaaaaaacaagaacCTGGAGAAAGAAATTGTAAATAGATTGTTTGTCAGTTATATAATCAAACAGAAGAAGAGCACTAATATTaggaaataaattataaaaagaaaaccaGCTGGGAGAAAATGATAAATCACAGAAAGTAAACAATGAACCACTATAATAAATCTATTGACCAAAGGaaacattcttttaaattttaactaatttaacaaCTAATACACAAACACccagattttattttaatacatatagcaataagaaaaataagcaaatatGATGAACATCACTGTTTTTAGAACTGGACCGGACCGGCAGTTGGACCAGGAACCTGTCGGGGTACCGGTCCAAAGAGAGGGATTGAACTGGTTGACCTGCGAACCAGCAGTTGAACcggttttctctattttttatttaatggattttttaataatttatttgatcaaaCTGGACAAACCAGTCGGCTTGGGAACCGGTGGCCTGACCAGTTCAACCACCAATCTGGTTTTGAAAACCTTGATCAACATTCATTACACTTGAACATGTAGGAtctcaaatttagaaaataaagatataaCATAAAGATAAAGCAGGCACCAAAAACTGTAAATTCTATATGCATAACCATATATCAAATTCCAGAGAACAGAAGTCCAGTAACATATTGGGGGGCACATATGATAGATTTTTTTAGACAATCCCAATGTGGATGATACAGCATACCATAAGAGCAACAATGGAATAATACAGAAACTGGATTGAAGTAAAGCaatgaagaaaagaagatgaaagaCGGGAAGGAAAATGGCCTTGAATCTTTAAATTGTCTTCTTTATTCCATGGTTAACAATTCCCACCTTAAAGTTTCTCTCTCTTCAAGTGATGTATAGAAAACTATGCATTAAGCTTCTAACACTGATATTTAAATCTTAACTCGCATAATACAATCCATAACACCCATGCTGATAACTAAACAAGTcaatataaaatacaaacagTACCACTAATTGTCTTGATAAGCCTATAGTTTATCCAAAGGCTTGTGGTTTACCCCTCCTTTGAGAGAAATTCTTTTATCAAATCTTCATACCAACTTTGTCCGTAGAATAAAACTGATCAAGACTAGCTGAATGcttataaagattaaaataataatcatagaAACAACCATCTCAAACTTGAGACCAACAATGAGAACACTGCAGCAGCTAGCTCCAACTCAAATCAAACCCCAACCAGCTCAAATGCATCTACTACATCTTTAATTCCAATTTGCTAAAACTTAATAGAGGTAAATTAACATCTTTAATGAGTCAAACTTCATGATGGTAATCCTTTTTTTGGACGAAAACGTGATGGTGATCCTTGGTAGTAAGGGAAAGGTATCTCCTTTGCAGCCTGAAGGTTACTTGTTCGACAGCAGGAAAAGCCTCTTTGCATAACGCATGGGAAGGCTGCGCATGATAAACTACACTCCCCCAACCCTTGCTTTTGCAAGGAGGAATGTGCACCGAGGAGCACCCTTTAGTGGATTAAACTACGTACTCTAGAGTTAAGAATTCTAGTTCTGCTTTTCTATGGGAACTTTTTACACCGTGTTGCACTGGCACATAGGGGGAATTAAGTTTCACAAGAATCCtacttttgaattttggttatggTCAAAATTCCCCTATATCAATCTATATTCCCTCTGATTATCAACAAACACAAAGAGGAACAATCAGTATCAAAATCCCAATGTTGGGATTTCTCGAactatgaaaaagaaaaatagatacCAATTGATCATCTAAAGACTAGGTCTCCACAAATACATAATTCACAACAAAAATTTCAccttttcaaaaaagaaatagcAGTTATCACAAAGTCTTTCAACCCATATAATACAGACATGCATTTCCTGATATAACGTAACACCAAAAcccatcaaaagaaaaaaaaaagaccaagtTTTGAtgtgtgagagagagagaaagagaggagAAACCTTGAAAAGCTGGGTTGGTGAAGGAAGAGCGACGATCGACATTATCAGAGGAACCCTCGGAAAGACGAGAAGGCGCCCTTTTCTTAAAGGTTTTCCTTCTTTTACGACTCTTCTTCTTAGAAGACCTCGACCTTTGGCCAACACAGCCTTCAGGTCTAGACACACAAGAACCCATCTCTATTGATCCTTCGTTTCTAAGCAGAGATCAATTCATCACCTCCCCTATGATATCACCATCTCCAGAAAATGGCAAAGGGAATCCCCCACACAAACATACAGCGACacagggagagagagagagacggCGGAGTCTTTTaagagagagaaaaaggaaTTAAACAAACAGGAACAGCACCATCAATATCATTAACAACGGCGAAGAAAAActaccatttttatttattaacgATATATTCattgttgaattaattgttaattgtctATATCTTGTGGAGATATTATCCACTGGATTACAATTTACAACATACCACTTTAAGGgtgaagataaaataataataataaggaaaaaaaacactTCTTTTATTGATGAATGTGAAGAAATTGTACAATTAAATGTAATGGTTgctgaaaagagagaagaaaaaggtaACGTGGTTTTCAGTTttcctaaaaaatttaaattatttatagttaATTGCACATGACATCCCTACACTATGATtctcattttaaattagtcctaaaCTTCAGAATGTTTCAATTACATCCCCAAACTATCGATGTTATATCAATCTGGTccttctattattaaaaattttaatttaattgttaaatgacATGCCAAATCTTATGTggtatatttaaattaaaattttaaagaagagTAAAATGTTAcgcataattttaaaagttaaaactaaaaaaaaaggcATGAATCATAAagcttttgtaaaagttttgaaaacctcaaaaatacatatttcttttaatttttcattttaaactatGTCACATAATATCTTATGTCTtatttaagagttaaattaaTGGTTTTAGTAATCGAAATACCTTATTGATATAACCTTGATAGTTTgaggatgtaattagaatgaATGTTATAGCTTAGGGATTTATATTggaatgttttgaattttaaaatgaaaacaatagttgaatgaatttttcaatatttttttaaatggagtAAATagttgaataatttatataacagAGTCTATGTCCAGAATTCGTGGTTGTCCCTCTCAATAATATGCCTTACCTTGTTGGTAAAATTGATTGCTTTTATCCCTATTCGAATTGCTTAgaagtttgatttaatttgtatGTTCATCTTCGATCAACACTGGGCTTCTCATgcaaattatgaaattataattgtaatactAATTcgaaaaatagtataaaataaaattgaaaatcataAAGTGAAACTTTTATATTAGGCGATGTAGGGGGTGAGTTTATAATGAATTCAATATAATATGTATTACAAAcgaaataaaatgtatgatgATGAATCATGAGTATTATAATTTATCTCATCATTATTTAAAAGGTTCTTTCATCACTTTCTGGTGCCATTCTCATTTGATTATGTCTTGAAAATTTCTCTTCAAAACCCGTTATTTAACTCTAGTATTTTGAGACACTTCAAACTTATTAATGGTAATAATCTTCATTTGTTGaatgttatttataatgataaatctcaattttaattagtataataaagtattattaataattaatatatccAATTCATGATTCaaaccaataaaattttattatacaaaaaatttattgatatgattttatctattaattttATAGAAGATTTTATCTATTAGTATAATATagtttcaaaacattaaaaatttattattgggaaaaaagcttatttatttaatgtcagTTTAGTAACTAAATGAACATTAAAGGATAATTTtgtcaattcaaaaatttttcaaCTCGTACTTTTATATATCATAGATATAGATTATAGATAGATTattgtgtgttttattatttttaaaattaaaacgaaCACTTACAAAATACTAACctcaaaataatttcttttcactTTGACATTTAGAGTACTACAAAATGCGGAGAATTAATTATTAGGCTTGCTCGAAAAATATATTGagaagtaaaaaataatttctttttcaattattttcctattttctaaaaatttcaccTATGTAATGAATCAACATGTGAATTCTAGatataatgtaatattttacttaaaaactaGTACATTGTTTTAGgcataatattttaaagaataataataggtgtcctaattaataaaaattacattttactcatttagttatgattttttatcacccaattatgaaaagttataaaatggtcattgaaccattcaattttgactttttggtcactcaactgtCTTGAGTTTcgaatattttcatttttacattagttaattgatgaccaaaaaaagaaataattaggtgactattttataagagaatcaaaaaaaagaaaaaaaatccatagTTGAGTGAAATCTATttcttaaattagtaattttttttatttgcattaaTAGTATccataattaaaaatgttttttttgtgggatttcattttcaatatttatagtAACTTATGGgagacattttaaaatatgtaaagagaaagaaaaggaagttGTGGGGTTAGTAGCCGCAGCTTGGGTAGCGCTAATCATAAGCCATCTCTTTCTCTCATCTGCTTTTGTATTTTTGGAGTTAGGGCCCACCATGATAACACGTGCCATTTTCTGATTAGGCAAACGTGTGGGGAAAAAGTCTGGCGCACCAAAGCCTGGGTTCTGCTGGACTATTTATTTCGCTCCTTGTCGGCAATGtctatttttagtattttatactaaaattatattttataagcAGATCctaatatattttacaataggGTAAACAACACTTTTAGTCACTAATTTATGAATGAGTTTATGTattggtcacttaactaaaaaaagttacaatttggtcattaaattattcgaaagttttcatttaagtcaaaattttttatttaagtcattgggttattaagtatttttttaaaaagttccGTCGGCGAGCTCCAAGCAAGactgaagaaaaaaattgtttgaattttgattcgcATATTCGTGGCGCCTATagttatttcataaaaaaagaaCTGAACTTTAGATGAGAAGGAAAAAGAGAGTTTTCAATTGGTGTAGGCAGTGCGAACAAAGAAAATCATATAACATCACTTTTATCagtctagtgacttaaatgaaaacttttatatagtttaatgatcaaattgtaacttttttaagttcaataactaaacaaaaatttacccataatttagtgactaatgatataatttacactttacaataataacttaaaataatt
The sequence above is a segment of the Gossypium raimondii isolate GPD5lz chromosome 4, ASM2569854v1, whole genome shotgun sequence genome. Coding sequences within it:
- the LOC105779560 gene encoding uncharacterized protein LOC105779560 isoform X2, yielding MGSCVSRPEGCVGQRSRSSKKKSRKRRKTFKKRAPSRLSEGSSDNVDRRSSFTNPAFQGSQELWFDPVSVFDSDCEEEFESVQEDTLSLNGLEGVASSNISSLRDANYGEHSSLVDQMQKPGGLSTGNSACNSASEAARISNSQILCSKDVNPQLKYDGASNEVKQPVFLDDIASSAGEGPGKEVGLLDNCGILPSNCLPCLASTVSSVEKRRSLSSSPPSARKKNALKLPFKWKEGHPNAALFSSKRLLQRPKAGSQVPFCPTEKRMFDCWSHIEPGTFKVRSENYFRDKKKDFAHNHAAYYPFGVDVFLSPRKIDHIARFVELPVVGHSGKLPSILVVNVQIPLYPPALFHSEIDGEGMNFVLYFKLSDSYLKELPPHFQENIRRIIDDGVEKVKGFPVDTNVPFRERLKILGRVANVEDLHMSAAERKLMQAYNEKPVLSRPQHEFYSGNKPEELPEQILCCVRLSGIDYMNYHQLSLNQEPSDTSAES
- the LOC105779560 gene encoding uncharacterized protein LOC105779560 isoform X4; this translates as MGSCVSRPEGCVGQRSRSSKKKSRKRRKTFKKRAPSRLSEGSSDNVDRRSSFTNPAFQGSQELWFDPVSVFDSDCEEEFESVQEDTLSLNGLEGVASSNISSLRDANYGEHSSLVDQMQKPGGLSTGNSACNSASEAARISNSQILCSKDVNPQLKYDGASNEVKQPVFLDDIASSAGEGPGKEVGLLDNCGILPSNCLPCLASTVSSVEKRRSLSSSPPSARKKNALKLPFKWKEGHPNAALFSSKRLLQRPKAGSQVPFCPTEKRMFDCWSHIEPGTFKVRSENYFRDKKKDFAHNHAAYYPFGVDVFLSPRKIDHIARFVELPVVGHSGKLPSILVVNVQIPLYPPALFHSEIDGEGMNFVLYFKLSDSYLKELPPHFQENIRRIIDDGVEKVKGFPVDTNVPFRERLKILGRVANVEDLHMSAAERKLMQAYNEKPVLSRPQHEFYSIQLHLQERFRCIPR
- the LOC105779560 gene encoding uncharacterized protein LOC105779560 isoform X1, with protein sequence MGSCVSRPEGCVGQRSRSSKKKSRKRRKTFKKRAPSRLSEGSSDNVDRRSSFTNPAFQGSQELWFDPVSVFDSDCEEEFESVQEDTLSLNGLEGVASSNISSLRDANYGEHSSLVDQMQKPGGLSTGNSACNSASEAARISNSQILCSKDVNPQLKYDGASNEVKQPVFLDDIASSAGEGPGKEVGLLDNCGILPSNCLPCLASTVSSVEKRRSLSSSPPSARKKNALKLPFKWKEGHPNAALFSSKRLLQRPKAGSQVPFCPTEKRMFDCWSHIEPGTFKVRSENYFRDKKKDFAHNHAAYYPFGVDVFLSPRKIDHIARFVELPVVGHSGKLPSILVVNVQIPLYPPALFHSEIDGEGMNFVLYFKLSDSYLKELPPHFQENIRRIIDDGVEKVKGFPVDTNVPFRERLKILGRVANVEDLHMSAAERKLMQAYNEKPVLSRPQHEFYSGENYFEIDIDMHRFSYISRKGFDAFLDRLKFCILDVGLTIQGNKPEELPEQILCCVRLSGIDYMNYHQLSLNQEPSDTSAES
- the LOC105779560 gene encoding uncharacterized protein LOC105779560 isoform X3, coding for MGSCVSRPEGCVGQRSRSSKKKSRKRRKTFKKRAPSRLSEGSSDNVDRRSSFTNPAFQGSQELWFDPVSVFDSDCEEEFESVQEDTLSLNGLEGVASSNISSLRDANYGEHSSLVDQMQKPGGLSTGPGKEVGLLDNCGILPSNCLPCLASTVSSVEKRRSLSSSPPSARKKNALKLPFKWKEGHPNAALFSSKRLLQRPKAGSQVPFCPTEKRMFDCWSHIEPGTFKVRSENYFRDKKKDFAHNHAAYYPFGVDVFLSPRKIDHIARFVELPVVGHSGKLPSILVVNVQIPLYPPALFHSEIDGEGMNFVLYFKLSDSYLKELPPHFQENIRRIIDDGVEKVKGFPVDTNVPFRERLKILGRVANVEDLHMSAAERKLMQAYNEKPVLSRPQHEFYSGENYFEIDIDMHRFSYISRKGFDAFLDRLKFCILDVGLTIQGNKPEELPEQILCCVRLSGIDYMNYHQLSLNQEPSDTSAES